AATTCTGATTCCAATAAGAGTGCTTATCCAGAATAACTCTGTGCtttccaaccccccccccccccccccccaacccccctacACACTATATCCACAACCCATACTTATTCAGATGTCTGCCTCTGTATCACTCTGATGTAGAAATGATGTAAAGTCTGCTGGGTTTCATGTCTGCGTTGCTGTTCAGGGGCATGGTTTGGATGAAGTGTTCACTTCAACAAAGGTTcaattttttaacattagttattgCATTTGGCATCATACTGGACCATTATCGTAATAGATTTTACATATACTAAATGTTAATGTTCATatattattcaacattttataataaaactattactttatattatattttatattttctgtatacAGGAGGTCAGTAGGATTTTATACTCAggataaatgtatacttttttgaGCAACAACaaattgaattgatcaaaagtgaaagtaaagtttcacattgttataaaaaaaatgcttttcttttgaactttaaatgTATCATAGAATCTTGATAAATATCGATCTATATATATTTTCCTAAAAcattcagcagcacaactgtttaatatgtacacaaataagctaatatgatttctgaaggctcaaggctgctgagaaaaaaaacagcttttccatcacaggaataaataatatttgaaatatattttgaaaaagaaaacagttattttaagttgtaataatatttcacagtattagtctttactatattttgatcaaataaaatcaaccttggtgagcattaactttttttaaattcctgttaagaatgtaatatattacattatatattctgtatatttcTTAACaggaatgtttaaaatatatattataaatgtctgaTCTAGAAATGAACATTAACCAAAAACCAAAATTATTTCATGATTccaaatgcattaactaatgttaatgcaGAACCTTCTTGTTAAGGTATACAAAAGTTGCCCTAGTATTTATCACATTTAAATACTTGAATTAATCTGCTTATCCTAGGACAAGCATACTGAGCCTTCTTCCTGATTTAGGTGTCCTCATCCACATTCTTTCCCCTGGAACACTAACATCTTAATACAGCCTGTTGTTCCTCCTTCCTGTCATTGCTCTCGCCTCTTACTCCTCCTCACTCTTGTAACTGGAGGTTGCCATTCCACAGCATCACTCTGCATCTGAAGATCTCCTGTCCATCATCCCCGGCGATGCCAATGGCCAGAGGGATGTCCTGCCCCATGCCCCAGGTGAAGATTGAGATGGAGTCGGACTATGATGACACAGATATTAACCCTAGAAGCAGACAACGAGATCACAGGGACATGAGCAGCGAAACAACGCTATAATGTCGGATCTGCAGTTGTGCAGTGTGGAACACTGCACACTCCGTCTCAGCATGTTTGAAGATCCTGTGTCGCTAACACACACTTTCATGTTCACTTATGATATACAGAATGGATCAGACAACATTTTATGAATAGACATAATGGTTACGTGGCATAAAGTTGAGTTATTTTAAAGGGCAAACATTGAGCCGAAATGTATGAGATATGCTATGAATACATTAAACACCATATTACtgtttcttattttaaaaacCAAAACAGCTGCAAGTACAGTACATTTTATTACTTGGAGTCAATATAACACCATATATAATGTGAAAgcagaaatattattttcttactatatatatattttatatatatatttgagaatatattttagacaaaaccaattttatatatatatgcatgcagtgAAAACCTTTTGTACTTTCATTTTAGAAAACCAGGTCAACTTTATATTCAAGATTCAAGTACCCTTGATATGAAGTTTACAGGGATAAACAATTATGATTTTGTTTTCTTCTGTAACTGGTACAGTACCTCTGGATCTAGCACTGTTGCCTTTCTCTGAACACTCATGCTTTTCCTTCCTTTCCCTATCTTTTCCTGCTTATAACACTCAGAAATTAAAGTTGGGGAAAAGAAACAACCAAAAACAAGCTCTGAAATAGCAAACAAAACAGATTTTggtctttaattttatttacttgaAGGTTTCAGAATATTTGTGTGACTTGTGGTCAGTGTGCATtggatgtttttttctgtatatgaATATGTGTAAATGGAAAGGTTGCAAATGATGGATATTTGCCAACATGAATTTAACCTCTgtaggaaaaaaaattactttttaaaataataattctgttagTATTGCTATAAGCAATAATTTAGTTTTCTGGCAACTTGAGTTTTGGTAAAGGTGGCagattaaaaatatttactgaaatgtttttggTACATATAAGCCTtataccaattattattattttttttttgtttgtctatttattttactgtacatCTCAAATTCCTTGTATATATTAACAGTTCTTCCTAAGATAAGAAATTGACTAACATCAATAGCAGGTTTAAAACCACTACATTTACAATCATCAGGTCATTTACAGTCAAAATTACCAATAAACATAAACACTTATACCCCTTTAGAACTGATTTTGAAGAAGGCACCAAAATCATTTTACCCTGATTGCTGACCCACTAAACAAAGTACAATAACTTTGATGGAAATCTTTAGAACAGCACCCATATGCATGGAACAACATCATGTTAAAGGACATGAGAATGTACTACTAGTGTCGTCAGGGTCCATGGTGAAGCCATCACTGAATCCGTCACTCTCCACTAGTGTGGGTCTCTTACCACACATAGGGCAGAGTTTGTTCCTCTCACGTGAAGCTCGCATCCATATGATGAGGTTCCAGCGTGTGCCTGAGGAGATGGGTAGAGCTCCGTGCATGTGCTGGCCTCTGTGAAGCAGACCTTCAGTAACGCGATGCTCCACCTCCACACACTCCGTCTCACTCAGAGGCACCTAAAACAAACGTACATCATCAGGACATTGTAAATAGACCTTTAACATGTATAACTAGGCTGCATGCTTGTGCTGCCCAAAAGTGTCAATGTCTTCGTAAAGTGAACTAAAGTGTTGTATAACTATGAAATAAAATCTCTTTGTGTGCTTTTAGGGGGGTTAAATGGTGAAtgtgataatatttcattttattttattcaactgATTGTACTGTATGCATTAAGCAAAAGATTATACATTAAATCTGTTTTTTCCAAACTTCTTGATGCAAAGGCCCTTTAGTAAGAActccccctttttaaaataatattatatacactgaacaaatttataaaaacgcaacacttttgttttttcccccatttttcatgagctgaactcaaagatctaagatctACCTTTTCTatctacacaaaaggcctatttctctcaaatatggttcacaaatctgtctaaatctgtgttagtgagcacttctcctttgccgagataatccatccacctcacaggtgtggcatatcaagatgctgattagacagcatgattattgcacatgtGTGTCTTAGggtggccacaataaaaggccactctattatattattattatgtagctCTATTATAAACTATAACTCACAGCACCTGTCTCATGTCTCCAAAGAACAGGTTTCCTTCTGTGAAATCGTTCCCCAATGATACATTGAGCGTGACTTCAGCGTTGTCATAATGATAGCTAAGGTCCAAGTCTTCACGCATAGCATACTTGACCACGAAAGCCTTGTGACTGTCCAGACAGCTTCCTCCACAGTCGCTGTAGAGCAGAGCCGTGAGTGGATGCAGATAGACCTCCCTCAGTGGGGTGATGAAACTCTCATCAAAGCCCAGTTCATTGAGGAGAATCTGTATTCATTGAGAGAGatgtcaaattattattaaacgAACAATTTTAGTATGCCTTTTGAATGCAATATCAATCACACAATCTGGATTAAGTGTGTATGATAAAAATATGTACTCCATAATTGTTCATGGTGTTCGGCCGGCCCTTTGGTGCGTCCGACTGTTCAAAGTGCTCAAGCTCTTCTATAAAGTCCTTGCAGAATTCCTTTCGAAACACCGGGAATCGGAAGACCCTTGGTGCTTCAAAATAAACAGTTTGTTGGCATAATTTTTCTTCCAGAATAATTTCCATAATTTGGAAACTGAGGAAAGAAGCAGCTCACCTGCCTCTGTCTGGATGAGATTCATCAGTCCTTCCATGGTTGCATTAGTAGAAGTACAGTATTTTACCAACTGTAAAAACTCTGGGGCCAGGAATGACTCCTTGCATGGGATAGATGATATTATTTCAGTGAACGATCCTGAATCATAGACTACCTGCACTGCCGAATATAATTACCTGCAAATAATAAACATGTTGATGTAGAGGTGTATAAATCTCCTTTATGGTAGCTGCTCTCTCTGCCGATTTCAATGTATAATGCTGGCGTCTCTCGATTTCGGCATGAATCTATAAATAAACGACTGAGTAAATAACCACCCTCTTACAGGCATGATGTCCATCGTTACCACAAGAATGATTTCTGCTCTCTCACCTTTCCAAGCACGTCTCTGAACTGAGATTCAGACACACAACCCAGGGATCTGAGGATCTTAAGCAAATGTCACTGGTATTCAGACACAAATGGCTAAGTATTTAACATTAAGCCATTAGACATTGTTGTTGTAGATCACTTACATTTTGATAGTCCTTCCTGAACTGGTTCTCTGAGACGAAACGCACATGAAGCTTGTATTCTTCAAGAAAAATATTATCACTGAAAAAACAACTGCACGTGTAAAATCgctccatagttttttttttctgatttgacTAATACAGATTTAGTATTTCTAACTACACactgatatatatttatacaggtCTAACCGCTATTTATAAAACTCTCGCAGATCAAAACTGTCAATCTCTCCAGAACTCCGCCCACTCAGTGAATGTTTTGGAACAACCAGAAATATGTCCGTAAAGAAACAAACTGCGTcgctaaaataaatacataattaaaataatcagatttAATTATGCAATTTTTTTCTGTGTAGATGAGTGAAAATATTCAAGACACATCTTGCACTAGTCCCTATCTAAAAAGAGCAATAAATACCGAGTGATAAAAGTAACGTTTACATCCTGGTACGTCTCTTAATTCCTTCCGTCCGACTGTTATTGTGTGTGAGCGTGCAAGTTCAAGGCAAAACTCGAGTTGTTCAGAAACACGTTTTACTTTCCCCTAAATCGGCGTGCTTgtagttttgaatttaaaatcGGATGGTTATTTAGCCGTTCCATCTGTTATGTATTTAAAGCCTGGGAGCTTATATTGGCAGCAGAATGCTGAGTGTGGACTCGTTGCCAGTCGcggaggaggaggtggtggagtcCAGCTCGAACAGACTCGGGGATATCTACACGTTTGTTGCCGAAGGCTGTTATCCTCAAACCATGAATCCTATTCGCAAGAAAAACCTTAAAAGATATGCTCAGAAATTTATGATTGAGGGTAAGAGCTCATCTCAGAATCGTTATAATGTCACTAATCTCTCTTGTatttcctgaaaacattgtttaaagacataaagctttttattttcatttctcaTGTAACTATGTTAACTTTGACAGGCCGAACAATAAACTGTGTTATTGTGTATATGTAATAAGGTAATGGTTTGAACATTACAAATGAACAATAACttagatttgtttatttaattatctgtttgtttgtttgttgattagTGCTTTGTTTTATTATCTCTTACATTTCTCTATGATAAATGCTATAGATGGCCGGTTGTATTATGTGGGCCCGAAGAAAGAAGAAAAGCGAGAGGTAGTGATTGAGGCAGAGCGGAAGAGACGGATATTCCTGGAGTGTCACCTCAATGACATCGGGCATCACCTGGGACAGAAGAAGACCGTCCATAGGATTCAGAGTAAATACTACTGGCTTGGCATTGTCAAGGATGTTGTGGATTGGGTATGCAGTGGATGTCATCAATCTGACACTTTTAGGAATGGAGGGCTTTGGTATCGTCATGTAAGTCATCTACAAGTCACCGTATCGTCTGTTTCAGATTAAAGTGTGCGAAACGTGTCAACACACAGAGCAGAATAAAAACCTGGCTAGAACGGTACGACCCATCAAAGTGGATGGTCCTTGGGACATTTTGGCAGTTGAAATAATTGGTAAAATTTCATATGGGACTTTTTAAGCAGCCTAATCTGTAACACGTTTCTAAGGAGTAACCAAATCTTGTCTTTACAAATAGGTCCATTCCCAGGCACTGTACATGGAGGGAACACACACATTGTTATTATTACAGATTACTACACTAAATGGGTAGAGGCCTTTCCTGTACAAAAGAAAGATGGTCTCTGTGTTGCACGGTGCATTTCATCATCTGTTTGCAGGTGAGATAATATTGCACcattaataaagaataaatatgctgattattgctaaaatgctttttttccccctccagaTTTGGCCCTGCAAAGACCATATTTTGCTCTCAAAGTGCTGACTTCTGTGAGGAggtaaaatgtttttgtcaaaaaACCAACCTTTTATGCAAAGGCTATTGattgtattattattgatgcATTGTTATAGGTTACAAAGCACCTGTGTGACCGGTGGAACATAGTGCATAGAGTGTTGTCCGTAGACCAGCCGCAGCGGAACGCACTGTATGATCGCAGCAGTAATCTGCTCAGAGATGCCATAAAACAGATGGTGGTGGAGAAACAGGTGGAATGGGATGATTTTCTCGATTCAGTTTTGGCCACCTTCAGGACATCAGTCAACCCTACAACAAAATTTACACCacactttttaatgtttaacCGAAAAGCCTGCATGTCTAGTGAGGTAAGAAGATGAACTTTTAAGATATGATCATTTTGCTATATGAATTAATGATTTAATGTAAGAAGTAGTGTGCTTTATTGTAAAAAGTagtccataaaaaaataaataataataatcacaaattGTTCTGTAAATAATTGCACCTAACATTAGAAtttaatcataaatatattttcacactTCAGTGtagaaacaaaataaagacagtatattttaaatttgtttattggCAACTTGGCATATACTCTCTTGTAATTACTATGAATGAAGGCAAGTATCAACGATTCCAAAACTGGTACTGATATCTATGTTAAATGGATTCATTTTCTAATTGAGTAAATACAGCCATTCTGCATTACAGTAAAATATGTGCCATTATTTTAACATGCATAAGCTTAAACCGTTACAGAACGTTACAAAAAATTAGAACTTTTAATTAAAGTCAACTTAAAACATTCTTCACATAAACCTATTGTAGTATATTCCACATTTAGCTGTGCCTTTAATTTAGTGTGTTGTATATAGAGACTGTCAGTGTTAGCTCCCTTTGTTTTAATGAGAGCTGTCAATTTCATTTTACCCCAACTAAGTTTATTGTGCGCATTCATTTTTACAGTTAATAAGAAAATGTGTAGTCAAAAATTTGGTATCAATATTTTTATGTGAGAATTATCATTCAGACAAGCACGTTGCTGACCGGATGAAAAACAGGTAGCCAGACAAAGCTTGAAACACACAAGTGTCCTGTGGGTCCTGTGTGTCACACCCATCATCCTCACAAAAATGAGTGAGTGGAGGTGATCATAGGATAGGTCTATATGCAGACCATCCTTGATTtaacccactctctctctctgtacagaGCTGATGCATGTCACACAGAAGATAATAAGCGAGAAGGTACACTGACTGAATTGCTATTAATAAtcaatttcttgttttttttttaaaacacagttTGATCCCCTTAGTTGCTATCAAGACCAGGAGGATGAGACTGTTAATGAAGAAGACACAAACGCTTTCCTTTCCTCCATGCACGAGCAACAGAATAACATCAGACAGATGGTAAAGTCTGGGCATTTGTTTTAGTTAAAATTTTCTTAGTCCTGTTATTTACTTATACAGTCGTTCTCAATTTCAGTCCTTGCGTACCACCACTCTGCACTTTTTGCATGTATAAGAGATACAACAGAACAAATGTACTAATAGATCAGTTTAATTAGCGATCCATTGTACACGTTTAACAACTATCATATATTCAAAATgcatgtctaaaaaaaacaatgattttaGTGCATACAAGCTTAGAAACACTGATTTTAGTGCTTTGAAATTGTAATTCCATACCATTCTCCTGATAATGTTCTTTTTTCTATACAGGTAGTTACAAATATGAATGTCACAtacagacaagaaaagaaaaatgcaaaaCGCAAGGCTAGAAATATGCCTTCAATCACCCTCACTGTGACGGACCCATTGTTCACAGCGGAAACACCCACAGCAAAAAAGCTTAAGGAAAGCCTCTACCTGTCTTTCCCAGTGGAGACAGTCTTAACCACAGTCCAGAATGTACCTGAAGCCAAGAAGAACGGCCTAGAATATCCTCTAACAGACTCTGATGTGcactgaaaatctttttttttatttgactaatCATAAAGCACAATCCTCAAAGTGTATTAGCATAGACTACAGCTTGAAGACTTGATATCTGCAGTAAGTGGTCCACAGAGAGCAGGTCAAGCGGATGAACTCATGTTCACTTTCTGTTTCAGCATGCAATGTAGCAAGATTAAAAGATTGTATTTTACCTCAAGGCATTCACTGACACTGATTTTTTGTTTAGTGACTGAACTACACACCAAAAGATGTAGATGTTTGCTTTGCTTGGTTGAATAATGTCCCAAAAGACATTTTTTATCTGGATTTGTTTTAGATTAGTCATCTGACGAACACAGATTCAGTATTATCTGAAAGAATGTTGTGTAAACATTATGAAGATTGTAATATTCAGTGTTCATTATCACAGAAAATAGatgtatatagatagattactGATTTTTTCCAACGACAATTTGCAAACGACATTAAAAGTGCTTCATTGTTTACTTAAGTAATTCATCCATGTGCGTGGAAAGGAAACGTTAAGGTTCTATATATCATTAAATAGTTATAAAGTTTCAGACTTTGTCGTAAATACTTTTTGCTCCATTAGGTTTCAAATTATGATAAATGCTATCCAACAATTTACACTTTTCATTTGTAATAAATTGATCTGTTAATCAGTTTAAATCAGCTACTCTGTGGCCAATGTGACACATCCTGTATCTTCCTGTTTGCCTTTGAAATAACTAGGGTTGAAACAAAGGTGCAAGAATGTGACCACAGATAGCAGCAATAAGATTGACGTCACCTTGTTACTGGTGTCATCGTTTGGACAGCCTACCATGTGGCAACATGCCTGAAATATACCATTTAGTGTTGAAATGCCAtgttaaattcatattttatcaTTCCTAtaacttttgtttgtttatatatatatatatatatatatatatatataaacaccaaCCTATTAGAGCTGCCAACGCCTATTTTAAACTTTAGACCGCACTGATAACAACGCCACAATAGAAATCCATTTGGTCATTAAAAGTTCTTCAAAGCCTCAAGTGTGGTTATTAATAAAATAAGGACAGCATAGTGTTACTATGTTACATGCCCATTCAGGGGCCACAATTGGCTGTTTCTTTTTGTACTGTACGAAGGACTCTGGTTTTCTGGCCATTGCTTTCTCCTTTCTTCTCTCTGCCGTGTTTAAGTTCACTCTCATAGTTATGGCTTAAATATTCTAAGAGTAAACATCTTAAGTGAAATTTCATGAGTTAATCTTTTATTTATCTATCATTTGTGACAGTAAGTAATGCTAATGTTGGCCCAGCAGTCATTCTTAATAAACAATCTCATGGAATGTATAGTAAATGTACATTATGATTGTATACATTagcatcaataaataatattcaataatCAACATAAACCAACAATGCTTTTAATGGACTAACAATTAACACTTACAGCTAACTGAAGCATGATACATGATGCATTAAATATTGTTACTGCATAAGTGCTATgaaatgtatttaacatttaatgtcaATAGATTTTGAGAGTTTGGACTggaattgattttttatttatttcttttttagaaaatttatttttaaaagatagtTATCAAAACACaatctctcactctctttttttACATAAAGTATCTTATGCCCATCAAGgcattaattagatttttttttaaatgaaggaaaacaataatattatgtattattacaacttaaaaataatggtttctattttaaaattatttaaaatataatttattactgtgatggcaaagctgaattttctttagcataatttctccagtcttcagggtcatatgatccttcagaaagcattctaatatgctgatttgatgaaagccattttttattttatatgaatgaTGAAAacattgcttaatatttttgtggaaaccgtgatacattttttcaaggttttttgaatataattgcaaaagaacagcatttctttttttcttcttcaaacttctgaacagtagtgtgaATAAAAGTTACATGTTAATCATATTCACAACAGTAGTTGTGGATTTCCAAACCTAATGGTCTAATTACAGATTGCAAATCGTTGAAGTGTTATGATTGAGCTAATCTTTACTCTAGTCATTACATACGTGAATGCTTTGATTTGTCATAATTGGATGGTAGCACATCTAGCACATTATATTGTAACATATTGTTCTCATCTATAGTGTTTATCAGCTCATAGtgttaatgtttaattttccTATAGGTGAAAATTAATTACAAGGGCAAGCAATAGATGGCATAGTTATCCAGAAACGCATGGATCATTTTGCCAAACCAATGATTAGTCTCACTGTTTTGGCTTTGGTTAGGTGAGCAGTtcaattcatgtttttttatagaCCCTACATAGTGttatcatttatgtttttttctttctttttttttttttttggtagtccATAGCCACTGGGTTTCGTGGAGGTGTCTTTTCTGTTACGTTTGCCAGTTTGAACATTAGACTTCAAACTTTCTCTTCAGATCACTAATGCATCAGGAGATTGGGTTCTTTTATGCCAACTACAGGTAAAGTTATGGCTCCAATTAAAACCTAATACTTTAATACTATTATTTTGCTGCCTTCAGGAAATTCAAATCAAGTAGTGTTTTAACAATACTGTTTCAAAGACTTCTA
Above is a window of Carassius carassius chromosome 4, fCarCar2.1, whole genome shotgun sequence DNA encoding:
- the ogfod2 gene encoding 2-oxoglutarate and iron-dependent oxygenase domain-containing protein 2 isoform X1 — protein: MERFYTCSCFFSDNIFLEEYKLHVRFVSENQFRKDYQNILRSLGCVSESQFRDVLGKIHAEIERRQHYTLKSAERAATIKEIYTPLHQHVYYLQESFLAPEFLQLVKYCTSTNATMEGLMNLIQTEAAPRVFRFPVFRKEFCKDFIEELEHFEQSDAPKGRPNTMNNYGILLNELGFDESFITPLREVYLHPLTALLYSDCGGSCLDSHKAFVVKYAMREDLDLSYHYDNAEVTLNVSLGNDFTEGNLFFGDMRQVPLSETECVEVEHRVTEGLLHRGQHMHGALPISSGTRWNLIIWMRASRERNKLCPMCGKRPTLVESDGFSDGFTMDPDDTSSTFSCPLT
- the zgc:113436 gene encoding gypsy retrotransposon integrase-like protein 1, yielding MLSVDSLPVAEEEVVESSSNRLGDIYTFVAEGCYPQTMNPIRKKNLKRYAQKFMIEDGRLYYVGPKKEEKREVVIEAERKRRIFLECHLNDIGHHLGQKKTVHRIQSKYYWLGIVKDVVDWIKVCETCQHTEQNKNLARTVRPIKVDGPWDILAVEIIGPFPGTVHGGNTHIVIITDYYTKWVEAFPVQKKDGLCVARCISSSVCRFGPAKTIFCSQSADFCEEVTKHLCDRWNIVHRVLSVDQPQRNALYDRSSNLLRDAIKQMVVEKQVEWDDFLDSVLATFRTSVNPTTKFTPHFLMFNRKACMSSEFDPLSCYQDQEDETVNEEDTNAFLSSMHEQQNNIRQMVVTNMNVTYRQEKKNAKRKARNMPSITLTVTDPLFTAETPTAKKLKESLYLSFPVETVLTTVQNVPEAKKNGLEYPLTDSDVH
- the ogfod2 gene encoding 2-oxoglutarate and iron-dependent oxygenase domain-containing protein 2 isoform X2, which translates into the protein MCVSSQRTSSGRTIKISLGCVSESQFRDVLGKIHAEIERRQHYTLKSAERAATIKEIYTPLHQHVYYLQESFLAPEFLQLVKYCTSTNATMEGLMNLIQTEAAPRVFRFPVFRKEFCKDFIEELEHFEQSDAPKGRPNTMNNYGILLNELGFDESFITPLREVYLHPLTALLYSDCGGSCLDSHKAFVVKYAMREDLDLSYHYDNAEVTLNVSLGNDFTEGNLFFGDMRQVPLSETECVEVEHRVTEGLLHRGQHMHGALPISSGTRWNLIIWMRASRERNKLCPMCGKRPTLVESDGFSDGFTMDPDDTSSTFSCPLT